Genomic window (Magnolia sinica isolate HGM2019 chromosome 10, MsV1, whole genome shotgun sequence):
ttgaaagATCAATTTAAACAATGGGCCAAAAAATGGTATAAATCCAGAGCTTAAGTATGCCGTACGTTAGTAAAAAGTGTGTAgttaaattcttaccattgaaacttctttgggtccaccataatgtttatatcccatccataccgttcataatgtcattcctactaagATAAACTTAAATGTTAAATATTTGCCAGAACAAACCCTGTCGTGGCCCTCATAAACTTTTAACGGTGACGTTACTCTCCcctctgttttttgtggtggggtcctctcgagctttgcatgtgattcattttttgcatcataccataatatggtctgtccaaatggatggacggtgtagatacaaagcacacatcacggtgtggcccacagaacttgtagaCGTCACTTCAGAAGGCTGGGCGTGCGTCCGAAAAAACAGCCGCGCGAGTCTTCTCCACATAGAGAGTCTCCTGCTGCACGGCTGCTTCATCCCGTCATTGTTTTGTATCCAACGGCTCCTAATGAAGCTCGTACTTAAGCACTGTGCGGCACGGTGCCCAGGAGACcgggactcatatatatatatatatatatatatatatatatatatatatatataatttcaaatACTACCCGTATCAAAAATCTCATTTCATGTCCCATGAAATCACAAAGGACATAACTCTCCTAAAACTAATTAAGTGGGAGAAAGTGTCCACTTGCTCCAGACATTATCTACAGTAGAGATGGTTTGTGGAATTCACTGATTGAATAGATCATGGGGCCCACACTTTGGGTTGCATTAGAAaaaggggtggcaatgggttggatggtcTGGGGTCAACTGGCCCGACCCACTTCTGAAGTGGCTATGGCCCGTTCTGAGTAACTGAGTTGGGCTTCAGTTGGGACGCCGTGGGTTGGGTCCAGGCAATAATTCTTAGTTGGTTTAGCAAATGGGTTGAGCTTGGGCTAACCCCAACTCCATCCTAacctttttagattttttttattttttttaagggaagattgaaatatatatatatatatatatatatatatatatatatatatatatatatatatatatatatatatatatatatatatatgaaatggagATACAGGCAATATCCTATAACAGAGGGTGATAACACAAAATTCCTAAAACTTAAGCCCTGATCCAAGAATAAAGACAGTCGGAAAGCAGGTGGACCAGACCTAAACAAGAGATACTGACGGTCCAGATTCAATGTACATGTATGGTCCATCCAGGTTGTGGATACGCTTGAATTTTGTGCCAGGCTAACTGTAAAGCGGGCCTGATGAGCAGCTTGGATAATGAACATGTGTAGAAGCACTACGACCAAGTGTGGCCTGATGAGCAGCTTTGATAATGAACATGTGTAGAAGCACTACGATCAAGTGTTGAATGtaagatcccaaccattgattgATAATAGAATACCTTTAAGTTAAAATTCGAGGATtgctttatttcttttattggcCATCTATACCACACTTTACATAATTTTCTATCAAGAAATTATAAATTTGCAATGGTCCATCTAAGATGGGCCAGAACATACGTATGGCTTGGAATTACGAGCCATTCGGATTCCTAGTGTTGAACGGTATCTGGTCCGACTAAGTGAGTTGACTCGGATGAGTCACATGGTGCTTTTTGGCCGAGTCTTGACACCTCGGTTCAATCCTCATTCgctagtagagctgggcatcgggtCGGGTCAcaccgagttagggctgatccAACTCAATCCGGTTTTTAAATAGGCTTGGCCTGAACTCGACCCGATGCGGTACGAAGTCCAACatgcctgatccgatccgagtccaagtctagcctggactaatctggACCGAGTCTGACCCGGTCACAAGTATCGAGTCGGGTGTAGTGGCTATCCATgggttgaaatcacaactcaaaacctagattcacttgctagaattgcaACCTCTCCATTAACTACATGGCATATAGATTCGAAATGTTATATTAATATATgagtttcagatcaagccgagTCAATACTGAGTTGGATTTTTAGTtaggtcgagtcgagttactggttgactcgaactcaactcggtttgaattcGGATTAGATGAAGTCAACTCAATTCGGATTGACTCAACAACTCGGTTTGGATTGAGTCGGATCCGAATGAGTCTGATGAGTCGAGTTTGCCGAGTTGAGTTATCCCGTGCCCAACTCTATTGGCTGTGTCAaatgaggaagcggattgcatactgagtaactcaatatgcttaagtaaactctgtggggctatcatgatttatgtattttatgcatttcatccatctgttttaatcGATCATTTtaggtagagttgggcatcgactTGAGTCAGACCAAGTTAAGGCTGACTAGAattgatccagttttgaaataggcttgacccgaactcaatccgactcgataccgagtccagcatgccttaCTGGACTCGAGTTTGGTCTAGCTTGCACTGATCCGAACTGAGTTCAATTTGGTCAAAAATATcaagttggattgagagatgagggaaggagagaccgagagagtggagaggagagagcggaggaggagggtgatggtggtgggtggttgctggacttggaagatgaggaggataagggagggagagagagaggccaggcttggaagatgacgatgatgagggagggagggagagattttgggatcgggtcAGGGTAGGGTGCAGCAAGTAGGGTTAGAAAGTCGGGTTTCGGATTGAGTGGGTCTAatcggatcgagtttcgggtcaagttgaactcgactcggtttgagttcggattgggcgaagcctacttggtTCAGACCGAATCACCCATTCAGTTTAGGTCGAGTCGGATCTGAATGAGTCGAATGGGTCGAGTTAGCCGGATCGTGTCGTCCGGTCCCCATCTCTAGCTTTAGGCAAGGagcattgaaaaaataaaaataaaaattgaatcatatccaaatcttaggtggaccacaccctggAAACGGTgagaattgaatgcttaccatgtaacccttcatccatgtctgtgtcaccttatgaataggttggatgacaaataaacatgactgtgggccctgggaaggtttcaaggttattgttcccactgtttcctatggtgtggtccacttgagctttgcatatgattcaattttgggatcataccttaaaataatctggaacaacggatgtacggcatggataagacacatacatccatagtgggccccacggagtttactcagtacgcaatccgtcaAATGAATCCCGGATTCCACCAGTTGCTTCTCTGTCAGATAGCAGGACTCGGTTTCCTGCACGTAGGGAGCCTGTGCAacattctgtggggcccaacatgatatacatctaatttggaaacggattggctgctccccctgacaccagccactcgctggtggtcggtgctctgtcggccccaccatgatgtatttgtttcatccatgccgtccatatatttttaaagatcattttaaagcacgagaccaaagatgaggtatgtatcaatctcaagtggaccacattacaggaaacagttttgaatgagtattgaccattaaaaacattttgggggccataaaagttttggatcaagctaatttttgatgtttcccttcatctgagcctgtatgacctaatcaacagattagatgtcaaataaatagtacggtaggccttaggagaattttactggtggatatccaataactatagttttcatgtgttgtggtagacctgagatttatatctctctcatttttgggatcaagcactaaaatgatctttaaaactaAAACTGGATGAAAggaagggatgaaacacatacattatggtggggcccacagagcaccgaccatcagccacggggctggtggcagggggagtagccaatccgtttccatctaaTTCATCCTTCATTCGCGCCAGCTCAtgttaatttggacagtttaacatCGCTACTTGTCGCCGCAGGTATTAACGTGGCGGGAACGATGGTTCGAAAACGAACTCTGCTGGTTCATAGCCACTCTTGCATATATTATCCCCTTATGCCCATTTCCTGAGATAATTtgttaatctgaaccgtccatttattttatcaCCACAAAAAGTAAATGACATAAAAGTAATATTTTAATCTTaatatttctcttttatttttctagTTGAATGTGAGATCAAATATTTAGTTTTAATAATTTTACTTCATCCCAAAAACATTCTGATTCTTGGGATGATCTAAATAGAATGATATAGagaatatggacggtttagatcatgagATCACCTCAACACATTTCCCAATAGAGCAGCTACACATGAGTAACTCtcagtcgcgacagaggcaaaatgGAATTGTAACCGGTCAGTTCTCGGGAGATTGGTAGACTAAGGATCACAGGAATATGGTAGAGCTAGCATCTTCTTACAGTATCTTTGGTAGAATGATATTTCAATCGGGACCGtccttatagtgggccccactatgcatGAAAATCCTTGAAGTTACACTTACAAaaaatgatcctagccatatAAACATTGTCCTTCAAAATGCGGTTGTACGAAAAAACTGTTTGGGGAGTTATTTGCTACTCTGATACTACATCAAGTCCAGTTAAACCGACTGAATTGTGGGCCCACTATCGCGAAATCGCATTTCCGAATCAGATTGTTCTTGAAATCGTAACCACTGATTCGTGAATACATTTATTGAAATAGGATctttagataatttcatttttaaccgtccaaaaaaACGTCCACCAATCCGTTAACCAAATAATCCATCAAGAGTAATTTTTCATccatgatatatctaaactgggacccatgatttggacggtttattttgaattatttgtataccAAATgttcaatttctaagtaatttctggGTGCCCACGTATCATCCGTCAGAATTTTCTTGACAGTCAAAGTTGTTATTTGACCTTCCAATAAGTTTAATTTCGAAAAAGGCATAGGTAATGAGACCCACCAGATGAACCGTCTTGATTGATAGTTGACACTTCCACCTATACTATAAACAGATGGATCTACCATATTTCGGTCCTCCTTGATCTACCATGTTTATCTTCCTCTCGTGATCCCTCCAATACGGTACGGACGTCAGTGCTGAAAaacctctgtgggtcccaccatgatgtatgtattttatccacaccgtccatccattctttcctgcttattttagggtatgagccaaaaaatgaacagatccaaatctcatgtagaccacactatataaaatattgttgattgaatgcctacctttaaaaaaaaaaagatagggcccaatgtaaattttattttcatccaaaacttttatggtctacctaatatttggatctgtcttatttttaggattttccctaaaaggagctggaaaaatagatggacagtatggataaaacacataaatgatagtgggcccacggagcttttccaGCGCTGACGTCGGTACTGGAAGGGTccctaccgaatccgagtccttgagaagttttgatactctggcagagtgtgatggatgatacgcactcATTTTGAAATTTCTTAGAAACTGCTTACTTGGaataaacttaaataaaattaaacAGTCCATATTACCTTTTCCCTGTTTAAATTCCCAATAAACCAAAAAATAATGCTTCTGTATTTATCTGACCATGTGATTAGTGGACACTCATTGGACAGCTAAACttaaaaaatccaacggtcctatcTAAACAAACAAGTATCAATGAATCTGATGTTTGGATtattaaaataatctaattttaaaactatgaactagaaaacagtgggatccacaatttagtcggtttaatatAAGTTAATGTATTCGACATGTACAAGTTCTGAGCGCCTGCGTATCGAGAGTGCAACGGTGCCAGAGTACCATATAACTACCCTTAAATTAGCAGAATTTCGTTATGGATCTTGCTCTTAGCACCTCAATCCTTTTGAACCTGTATAACCTGAGGCTGATGGAGATCGACACCCACTCATTTGCCACAATCTACGCCGGAAATTCCATCCATACAAAGTCATCTTCTTCCTTCCACTTTCTCTTCTTCGCTGCTTCAGGCAAATCCACAAACAGGTTGCATGCGCAACCAAAATTCAAAGGAAAGTGTGATATTGGAATCGCTTTCTGTTATACTAACAAAACATcaagacgatgatgatgatggacgGTCGAGAGACGCTGATGTGCGTCGAGGATGACGATGAGTTCTTCGAGTCCTTCAATCGAATATCCTGTGCCGTCCCCGTCAGTGTCGGTTCTTACCGATCTGACGaagatgacgacgacgacgaATATGACGACAGCCGGATGTCCTTCGCCTCCGCTGTAGGTCCGCCCATGGATTGCCGCTTCTCGACAGCGTCGATGGCGGATGCGATGCCAGTCATGCACGATGAAGAGTACAATTTCTGGATGGCGGAGCCTATGTCCATTCAGGAGCGGCGGGTGCGATTACTGCAGGGCATGGGATTGGGCGGAAGTAAGGAGCTCCTTCGGGTCGCCAGCTCTGAATTCTGCCGGGTGAATTCTTCGAGAGCTCCCATGGAGACGAGAACAGCAACAGAAGCGGATGTGGCAACGGCAAAACCAGAGGGAACAACCGTAGCGGCATCGACAACTAATGACGAAGACTCTTTGCATTCGGTACTCGCTCGGTCGAGATCCGCTGGAGCTGTGGTTGTGCCAACATCAGACATCAAACACCAGGCCGCTCTTGTCCGAACGAATTCAGCACCGTCGTCACTTTGCACATACCGCCGGTCGGATTCTCTCGGGAGCTCCGAAGGGCAGTCTGGAACGAGCATGGTAGGCGGGGCCACTGATGAGGCGTTGTTGGCTGATAGCGccctctccttcttcaagatAAAGGACTTGGATACCGGGAAGGAGTTCATCGTCAAGGAGTTTAGGGAGGACGGGACGTGGAACCGTCTCAGCGACGCAGAGACCGGGGAGCAGCTTACGATGGAGGAATTCGAGAGGTGCGTTGGCTATTCCCCCATCGTTAAGGAGCTGATGCGGAGGGTGAATAGCCAGAAGGGAGCTGGGGATGGGAATTCATCTCTCTCCAACAATTTCAGCAAATCAACCAAGAAGAAAGGTTGGTTGAAGAACATAAAGGGAGTCGCGAATTCGGTATCTGGGCTTATAGGGGAGTGGGAGAGAGACAGCCTTCTGTTGGGGCGATCTGGCCGGCACTCTTCTTCCTCGTCACAGAACGATTGGATGAAAGTTCGTCATCGCGGCAAATCATACAAGGAATTCACAGGTCTTCACATGTGCCAAGAGATTCAGGCACACCAAGGTTCCATTTGGACCATCAGATTCAGCCTCGACGCTCGTTACCTTGCGAGCGCAGGTGAAGATCGTGTCATCCATGTTTGGCAAGTTCTTGATTGCGAGAACATTCTGTCTGTAGCATCTGAAGAGGGTGGCAGCAATGCCAGCCCTGTCCTATCCCCTTCATTGTCCAATGCTTCACCGGATCGACctcccattcctcgagctgatgCTCAAACCtcagagaagaagagaaaggggAAGATCTCGTCAGGTAGCAGGAAGGGCTCCTCCGCTCGCCAGAATATTTTTGTGCCGGAGACCGTTTTCTCGCTCTCAGATAAACCTCTCTGCTCTTTCCAAGGTCACCAGGATGATGTCTTAGACCTATCTTGGTCTAAATCTCAGGTCGGCAGTacattttctttccctttttttttttttttttttccatgcttGTTGTGTCGAATCTTAGTTGGAAAATCCTTTTAACAAGATGTCACTCCCACTTCTAATCGCATTTCAATGTTACAAATCACCCCTTCTTTCTTGCATTTTATAATTGCCAACATTTTGAAGCAGAAGGTTCTTTGCTTCCACACCCAAAATATTTTGGCAGCTTCTGCTTCATGCTTCGTACAATTATAGGCATATTTCTTTTGAAATCTCATGGAAACAGAGATGCCCATTACTTTCCTATAAATTCGTCCTTGATGCTCCTATATTT
Coding sequences:
- the LOC131257758 gene encoding uncharacterized protein LOC131257758 isoform X1, whose translation is MMMMDGRETLMCVEDDDEFFESFNRISCAVPVSVGSYRSDEDDDDDEYDDSRMSFASAVGPPMDCRFSTASMADAMPVMHDEEYNFWMAEPMSIQERRVRLLQGMGLGGSKELLRVASSEFCRVNSSRAPMETRTATEADVATAKPEGTTVAASTTNDEDSLHSVLARSRSAGAVVVPTSDIKHQAALVRTNSAPSSLCTYRRSDSLGSSEGQSGTSMVGGATDEALLADSALSFFKIKDLDTGKEFIVKEFREDGTWNRLSDAETGEQLTMEEFERCVGYSPIVKELMRRVNSQKGAGDGNSSLSNNFSKSTKKKGWLKNIKGVANSVSGLIGEWERDSLLLGRSGRHSSSSSQNDWMKVRHRGKSYKEFTGLHMCQEIQAHQGSIWTIRFSLDARYLASAGEDRVIHVWQVLDCENILSVASEEGGSNASPVLSPSLSNASPDRPPIPRADAQTSEKKRKGKISSGSRKGSSARQNIFVPETVFSLSDKPLCSFQGHQDDVLDLSWSKSQQLLSSSMDKTVRLWDMETKSCLKLFAHNDYVTCIQFNPIDDQYFISGSLDAKVRIWSIPDRQVVDWTDLHEMVTAACYTPDGQSALVGSHKGSCRLYDTSDCKLVQIAQMEIQTKKKKANPKKITGFQFSPGNPSEVLVTSADSQIRIFNGVNLIHKFRGFRNTSSQISASFTTDGKYVVCASEDSQVYVWKREELRNVGGSGKRKGFITTRSHEHFHCKDVSVAIPWPGVNKYEPPSLSLPLGSRRQNHNHPPKHTNTQPASSGDPTLEEPVMGSSKNHFPPLPKKSLSEWASPCPDEELANPSRSDSGIGGLSSASGSPSKSRGLSSISSSAFSPSSPWRWYDANSTGSSGVQTATAWGLVIVTAGLGGEIRTYQNFGLPIRLSRQANLF
- the LOC131257758 gene encoding uncharacterized protein LOC131257758 isoform X2, with product MMMMDGRETLMCVEDDDEFFESFNRISCAVPVSVGSYRSDEDDDDDEYDDSRMSFASAVGPPMDCRFSTASMADAMPVMHDEEYNFWMAEPMSIQERRVRLLQGMGLGGSKELLRVASSEFCRVNSSRAPMETRTATEADVATAKPEGTTVAASTTNDEDSLHSVLARSRSAGAVVVPTSDIKHQAALVRTNSAPSSLCTYRRSDSLGSSEGQSGTSMVGGATDEALLADSALSFFKIKDLDTGKEFIVKEFREDGTWNRLSDAETGEQLTMEEFERCVGYSPIVKELMRRVNSQKGAGDGNSSLSNNFSKSTKKKGWLKNIKGVANSVSGLIGEWERDSLLLGRSGRHSSSSSQNDWMKVRHRGKSYKEFTGLHMCQEIQAHQGSIWTIRFSLDARYLASAGEDRVIHVWQVLDCENILSVASEEGGSNASPVLSPSLSNASPDRPPIPRADAQTSEKKRKGKISSGSRKGSSARQNIFVPETVFSLSDKPLCSFQGHQDDVLDLSWSKSQQLLSSSMDKTVRLWDMETKSCLKLFAHNDYVTCIQFNPIDDQYFISGSLDAKVRIWSIPDRQSALVGSHKGSCRLYDTSDCKLVQIAQMEIQTKKKKANPKKITGFQFSPGNPSEVLVTSADSQIRIFNGVNLIHKFRGFRNTSSQISASFTTDGKYVVCASEDSQVYVWKREELRNVGGSGKRKGFITTRSHEHFHCKDVSVAIPWPGVNKYEPPSLSLPLGSRRQNHNHPPKHTNTQPASSGDPTLEEPVMGSSKNHFPPLPKKSLSEWASPCPDEELANPSRSDSGIGGLSSASGSPSKSRGLSSISSSAFSPSSPWRWYDANSTGSSGVQTATAWGLVIVTAGLGGEIRTYQNFGLPIRLSRQANLF
- the LOC131257758 gene encoding uncharacterized protein LOC131257758 isoform X4; amino-acid sequence: MMMMDGRETLMCVEDDDEFFESFNRISCAVPVSVGSYRSDEDDDDDEYDDSRMSFASAVGPPMDCRFSTASMADAMPVMHDEEYNFWMAEPMSIQERRVRLLQGMGLGGSKELLRVASSEFCRVNSSRAPMETRTATEADVATAKPEGTTVAASTTNDEDSLHSVLARSRSAGAVVVPTSDIKHQAALVRTNSAPSSLCTYRRSDSLGSSEGQSGTSMVGGATDEALLADSALSFFKIKDLDTGKEFIVKEFREDGTWNRLSDAETGEQLTMEEFERCVGYSPIVKELMRRVNSQKGAGDGNSSLSNNFSKSTKKKGWLKNIKGVANSVSGLIGEWERDSLLLGRSGRHSSSSSQNDWMKVRHRGKSYKEFTGLHMCQEIQAHQGSIWTIRFSLDARYLASAGEDRVIHVWQVLDCENILSVASEEGGSNASPVLSPSLSNASPDRPPIPRADAQTSEKKRKGKISSGSRKGSSARQNIFVPETVFSLSDKPLCSFQGHQDDVLDLSWSKSQQLLSSSMDKTVRLWDMETKSCLKLFAHNDYVTCIQFNPIDDQYFISGSLDAKVRIWSIPDRQVVDWTDLHEMVTAACYTPDGQSALVGSHKGSCRLYDTSDCKLVQIAQMEIQTKKKKANPKKITGFQGTHLKCWLPLLILRSVSLMVLISFTNLEVSETPAVKYLHHSLQMGSMSYVQVRTLKCTYGSEKNSAMWVVVGRGKVLSQLDHMNIFIVKMYRLQSHGLVLTSMSHHPCPCP
- the LOC131257758 gene encoding uncharacterized protein LOC131257758 isoform X3 produces the protein MMMMDGRETLMCVEDDDEFFESFNRISCAVPVSVGSYRSDEDDDDDEYDDSRMSFASAVGPPMDCRFSTASMADAMPVMHDEEYNFWMAEPMSIQERRVRLLQGMGLGGSKELLRVASSEFCRVNSSRAPMETRTATEADVATAKPEGTTVAASTTNDEDSLHSVLARSRSAGAVVVPTSDIKHQAALVRTNSAPSSLCTYRRSDSLGSSEGQSGTSMVGGATDEALLADSALSFFKIKDLDTGKEFIVKEFREDGTWNRLSDAETGEQLTMEEFERCVGYSPIVKELMRRVNSQKGAGDGNSSLSNNFSKSTKKKGWLKNIKGVANSVSGLIGEWERDSLLLGRSGRHSSSSSQNDWMKVRHRGKSYKEFTGLHMCQEIQAHQGSIWTIRFSLDARYLASAGEDRVIHVWQVLDCENILSVASEEGGSNASPVLSPSLSNASPDRPPIPRADAQTSEKKRKGKISSGSRKGSSARQNIFVPETVFSLSDKPLCSFQGHQDDVLDLSWSKSQSALVGSHKGSCRLYDTSDCKLVQIAQMEIQTKKKKANPKKITGFQFSPGNPSEVLVTSADSQIRIFNGVNLIHKFRGFRNTSSQISASFTTDGKYVVCASEDSQVYVWKREELRNVGGSGKRKGFITTRSHEHFHCKDVSVAIPWPGVNKYEPPSLSLPLGSRRQNHNHPPKHTNTQPASSGDPTLEEPVMGSSKNHFPPLPKKSLSEWASPCPDEELANPSRSDSGIGGLSSASGSPSKSRGLSSISSSAFSPSSPWRWYDANSTGSSGVQTATAWGLVIVTAGLGGEIRTYQNFGLPIRLSRQANLF